In one Brienomyrus brachyistius isolate T26 chromosome 12, BBRACH_0.4, whole genome shotgun sequence genomic region, the following are encoded:
- the nanos1 gene encoding nanos homolog 1 → MDFINHNYLNARTSYDYTFNFWNDYLGLSTLVTKNNKNSMPQSPNSITESLKATLGLDDSPACPCVIGGIAEGGHLDCCCPSVSPPPTSILDLKERFSIFSPFHNQSTGVPLQDRESGFGGSLSGFDLFGAERKMRKASPRNKQEPRICVFCRNNGAPEEVYGSHVLKTPDGRVVCPILRAYTCPLCSANGDNAHTIKYCPLSKDQPAQRPLKGGRAVGGKRLKIF, encoded by the coding sequence ATGGATTTCATAAATCACAACTATTTGAACGCTCGTACCTCGTATGACTACACCTTTAATTTCTGGAACGACTACCTGGGTCTGTCGACACTGGTGACGAAGAATAACAAGAACAGCATGCCGCAGAGTCCCAACTCCATCACGGAGTCCCTGAAAGCAACTCTAGGTCTGGACGATTCCCCGGCATGTCCCTGCGTAATCGGCGGCATAGCTGAAGGCGGACACTTGGACTGTTGCTGTCCCTCCGTCAGCCCTCCGCCTACCTCCATCCTTGACTTGAAGGAACGCTTTTCCATATTCAGCCCTTTTCACAACCAAAGCACCGGCGTCCCCCTGCAAGACAGGGAGTCCGGCTTTGGTGGGAGCCTCTCTGGGTTCGACCTTTTCGGTGCGGAGCGGAAGATGCGCAAGGCGAGTCCGCGGAATAAGCAGGAGCCGAGGATCTGCGTCTTCTGTAGGAATAACGGAGCGCCGGAGGAAGTGTACGGATCCCATGTGCTGAAGACGCCCGATGGAAGAGTCGTATGTCCCATCCTGAGAGCTTATACATGCCCTCTATGCAGTGCCAATGGGGATAATGCCCATACAATAAAATACTGTCCGCTTTCCAAAGACCAGCCAGCTCAACGGCCGCTAAAGGGAGGGAGGGCAGTGGGTGGTAAGAGACTGAAAATATTCTAA